From Catharus ustulatus isolate bCatUst1 chromosome 17, bCatUst1.pri.v2, whole genome shotgun sequence, the proteins below share one genomic window:
- the EDN3 gene encoding endothelin-3, with protein MELGLLFLFGLTITSTAGSALPRPRSALPAAGPGHRERDESGAAAAAGGRARADGGALRHRARRCTCYTYKDKECVYYCHLDIIWINTPERTVPYGLSNYRGSFRGKRSAGQTQSSPQPSFRCSCSDAQDKQCLQFCRRMQDRRRNHGSMEKTEEKDQCREEEHIQ; from the exons ATGGAGCTGGGTTTATTGTTCCTCTTTGGACTTACGATTACGTCGACTGCAG GGTccgcgctgccccggccccgctccgcgctGCCGGCGGCAGGCCCGGGGCACCGCGAGCGCGACGAgagcggagcggcggcggccgcgggcggCAGGGCCAGGGCGGACGGCGGAGCGCTGCGGCACCGGGCCCGGCGCTGCACTTGCTACACCTACAAGGACAAGGAGTGCGTGTACTACTGCCACCTGGACATCATCTGGATCAACACCCCCGA GAGGACTGTGCCATATGGACTGTCTAACTACAGAGGCAGCTTTAGAGGCAAAAGGTCGGCAGGCCAGACTCAGAGTTCTCCCCAGCCCTCATTCCGATGTTCCTGTTCGGATGCTCAGGACAAGCAGTGTTTGCAGTTTTGCAGAAGAATGCAGGACAGAAGGAG AAATCATGGATCAATGGAAAAGACAGAGGAGAAAGACCAATGCAGGGAAGAGGAGCACATTCAGTAG